A portion of the Krasilnikovia cinnamomea genome contains these proteins:
- the coaBC gene encoding bifunctional phosphopantothenoylcysteine decarboxylase/phosphopantothenate--cysteine ligase CoaBC: MTEVVLGVCGGIAAYKACELLRLFTESGHAVRVVPTASALKFVGAPTWAALSGRPATTEVWDDAHEVPHVRIGRQAELVVVAPATADLLAKAAHGLADDLLTNTLLTATCPVVYAPAMHTEMWENPATVANVALLRSRGAVVIEPAVGRLTGADTGKGRLPEPEEIFTIARRALRGVRPDLAGRHVVVSAGGTREPLDPVRFLGNRSSGKQGYALARTAVARGARVTLVAANVALPAPAGADLVEVGTTEELRKAVLEAAADADAVVMAAAPADFRPATVAERKIKKSDSGTAPTIELVTNPDIAAELGAAKRPGQVLVAFAAETHDALENARAKLVKKRADLIIVNEVGVDRVFGAESNTVTLVGADGTHVDFGELPKDDVSDAIWDAVLTRLPPQVAHDGTA; the protein is encoded by the coding sequence ATGACCGAGGTCGTGCTCGGCGTCTGCGGCGGCATCGCCGCGTACAAGGCGTGTGAGCTGCTGCGGCTGTTCACCGAGTCCGGGCACGCGGTGCGCGTGGTGCCCACCGCCTCCGCGCTGAAGTTCGTCGGCGCCCCCACCTGGGCGGCGCTGTCCGGCCGCCCCGCCACGACCGAGGTGTGGGACGACGCCCACGAGGTGCCGCACGTGCGCATCGGCCGCCAGGCCGAACTGGTCGTCGTGGCCCCCGCCACCGCCGACCTGCTGGCCAAGGCCGCCCACGGCCTCGCCGACGACCTGCTCACCAACACCCTGCTGACCGCCACCTGCCCGGTGGTCTACGCGCCCGCCATGCACACCGAGATGTGGGAGAACCCGGCGACGGTCGCCAACGTGGCGCTGCTGCGTTCGCGCGGCGCCGTGGTGATCGAGCCCGCAGTGGGGCGGCTCACCGGCGCCGACACGGGCAAGGGGCGCCTGCCCGAGCCTGAGGAGATCTTCACGATCGCCCGCCGGGCGCTGCGCGGAGTCCGGCCCGATCTGGCCGGCCGCCATGTGGTGGTCTCCGCCGGTGGCACCCGCGAGCCGCTGGACCCGGTCCGCTTCCTCGGCAACCGCTCCTCCGGCAAGCAGGGCTACGCGCTGGCCCGTACCGCGGTGGCCCGGGGAGCACGCGTCACCCTCGTCGCCGCGAACGTCGCCCTGCCCGCCCCGGCCGGGGCCGACCTGGTCGAGGTCGGCACGACCGAAGAGCTGCGCAAGGCGGTACTGGAGGCGGCCGCCGACGCGGACGCGGTGGTGATGGCCGCCGCGCCGGCCGACTTCCGCCCCGCCACGGTCGCCGAGCGAAAGATCAAAAAGTCCGATTCGGGTACGGCGCCGACGATCGAACTGGTCACCAACCCGGACATCGCCGCCGAACTGGGCGCCGCCAAACGCCCAGGTCAGGTGCTGGTCGCGTTCGCCGCCGAGACGCACGACGCGCTGGAGAACGCCCGGGCCAAACTCGTCAAGAAACGCGCCGACCTGATCATCGTTAACGAGGTGGGCGTCGACCGCGTCTTCGGCGCCGAGTCGAACACGGTCACCCTCGTAGGTGCCGACGGAACGCACGTCGACTTCGGCGAACTACCGAAAGACGATGTGTCGGATGCGATATGGGACGCGGTGCTCACGCGCCTCCCGCCGCAGGTCGCCCACGATGGGACGGCATGA
- a CDS encoding primosomal protein N', translated as MTPGGTTRDREPAARLPVARVCVDLPLAHLDRPFDYLVSAADDEAAQPGVRVRVRFAGRLVGGFLLERVESSEHAKLAYLDRVVSAERVLDPEVARLARAVADRYAGNLGDVLRLAIPPRHARVESQPTPVLPTLQQPGSGFGAAGSVGRGSVVVDSDLGGGRPVEGPPASKISPSRAGRDGEVGEAGADLGQVLPSGGRKVAKIRGLAHHEAPAASRSVPGAPIPGEVGRGGGPDREAEDGRGWGLYPAGGAFLRALEGGRAARAVWAALPGEDWAARIAEAVAATVRAGRGAVVVVPDARDLDRVDRALTEALGAGRHVALNAAAGPAERYRRFLTASRHQVPVVAGTRAAMFAPVAELGLVVIWDDGDDLHAEPRAPYPHAREVLLTRAQLAGCAALVGGYARTGEGQLLLETGWAKEITADRETLRARCPAISPTGDDPQLARDPGAVTARLPSLAWQAARQALQAGAPVLVQVPRRGYLPAIACADCRTPARCPHCAGPLGLAGARAVPTCHWCGRAAAAYTCPTCGGRRLRASVTGARRTAEELGRAFPGAPVRTSGRDEVLDVVPGEPAVVVATPGAEPRAEGGYGAVLLLDTWALLTRSDLRAAEETMRRWLSAAALARPGRAGGRVIVVADGSLAPVQALLRWDPGWFAARELAERRELGFPPAARMASVTGRPEAVAELLDAARLPDGAELLGPVPAGRGPRAAPRPGRTGPEMPAGGRAAGDAEALDAGDDQERMLVRVARGALPELARALHEAAAVRGARKASLPVRIQVDPADLF; from the coding sequence GTGACACCCGGCGGCACGACGCGCGACCGGGAGCCGGCGGCACGGCTCCCGGTCGCGCGTGTCTGCGTCGACCTGCCGCTGGCCCACCTGGATCGCCCGTTCGACTACCTCGTCTCGGCCGCGGACGACGAGGCCGCCCAGCCCGGGGTTCGGGTGCGGGTCCGGTTCGCGGGCCGGCTCGTCGGGGGTTTCCTGCTCGAACGGGTCGAGTCCTCGGAGCACGCCAAGCTCGCTTATCTCGACCGGGTCGTCTCCGCCGAGCGGGTCCTCGACCCCGAGGTGGCCCGGCTGGCCCGCGCGGTCGCCGACCGCTACGCGGGCAACCTGGGCGACGTCCTGCGCCTGGCCATTCCACCCCGCCACGCCCGCGTCGAGTCCCAACCGACCCCGGTTCTTCCCACCCTCCAGCAGCCCGGTTCCGGATTCGGGGCGGCTGGGTCCGTCGGGCGAGGGTCCGTTGTGGTTGATTCGGATCTTGGAGGCGGCAGGCCCGTAGAGGGGCCGCCAGCTTCCAAGATCTCCCCGTCGCGCGCGGGGCGCGACGGAGAAGTGGGTGAGGCTGGTGCGGATCTTGGTCAGGTTCTGCCCTCAGGGGGGCGGAAGGTGGCCAAGATCCGCGGGCTGGCGCACCACGAGGCGCCGGCAGCGAGTCGATCTGTGCCAGGGGCGCCGATTCCCGGTGAGGTGGGCAGGGGTGGTGGGCCGGACCGGGAGGCGGAGGACGGTCGTGGCTGGGGTTTGTATCCGGCCGGGGGCGCGTTTCTGCGTGCGCTTGAGGGCGGGAGGGCTGCCCGGGCGGTGTGGGCGGCGTTGCCCGGTGAGGACTGGGCGGCACGGATCGCCGAAGCCGTCGCCGCCACGGTGCGCGCGGGGCGGGGGGCGGTCGTGGTCGTGCCCGACGCGCGTGACCTGGACCGGGTTGATCGGGCGCTCACCGAGGCGCTGGGGGCCGGGCGGCACGTCGCGCTCAACGCGGCTGCCGGGCCCGCCGAGCGGTACCGGCGGTTCCTGACTGCCAGCCGGCACCAGGTGCCGGTCGTGGCGGGCACCCGGGCGGCCATGTTCGCCCCGGTCGCCGAGCTCGGCCTCGTGGTGATCTGGGACGACGGCGACGACCTGCACGCAGAGCCGCGCGCGCCGTACCCGCATGCCCGGGAGGTGCTGCTCACCCGGGCGCAGCTGGCCGGGTGTGCGGCGCTGGTGGGCGGCTACGCGCGTACCGGGGAGGGGCAGCTGCTGCTGGAGACCGGGTGGGCGAAGGAGATCACCGCAGACCGGGAGACGCTGCGCGCGCGCTGCCCCGCGATCTCGCCGACCGGGGACGATCCCCAGCTCGCCCGTGACCCCGGCGCGGTCACCGCCCGGCTGCCCAGCCTCGCGTGGCAGGCGGCCCGGCAGGCGCTGCAGGCCGGAGCGCCCGTGCTGGTGCAGGTGCCCCGCCGGGGATATCTGCCCGCGATCGCCTGTGCGGACTGCCGCACCCCGGCCCGCTGCCCGCACTGCGCGGGGCCGCTGGGGCTGGCCGGGGCCCGGGCGGTGCCCACCTGCCACTGGTGCGGGCGGGCCGCCGCCGCGTACACCTGTCCCACCTGCGGTGGCCGTCGCCTGCGCGCCTCCGTCACCGGGGCCCGGCGCACCGCGGAGGAGCTGGGCCGTGCGTTCCCCGGAGCGCCGGTGCGTACGTCCGGCCGCGACGAGGTCCTGGACGTCGTGCCGGGAGAGCCGGCCGTGGTGGTGGCAACTCCCGGCGCCGAGCCGCGCGCCGAGGGCGGGTACGGCGCGGTGCTGCTGCTCGACACGTGGGCCCTGCTGACCCGCTCGGATCTGCGCGCCGCCGAGGAGACCATGCGGCGCTGGCTGAGCGCCGCCGCGCTGGCCCGCCCCGGCCGCGCCGGTGGCCGCGTGATCGTGGTGGCCGACGGGTCGCTGGCGCCGGTGCAGGCGCTGCTGCGGTGGGATCCGGGCTGGTTCGCCGCGCGGGAGCTGGCCGAGCGCCGGGAGCTGGGCTTCCCCCCGGCGGCCCGGATGGCCAGCGTGACTGGCCGCCCGGAGGCGGTGGCTGAGCTGCTCGACGCGGCCCGGCTGCCGGACGGTGCGGAACTGCTCGGTCCGGTCCCGGCGGGCCGAGGCCCCCGGGCCGCGCCGCGCCCCGGTCGGACCGGGCCCGAGATGCCTGCCGGGGGACGCGCCGCGGGCGATGCGGAGGCGCTGGACGCCGGAGACGACCAGGAGCGGATGCTGGTGCGGGTGGCCCGCGGCGCGCTGCCCGAGCTGGCCCGGGCCCTGCACGAGGCGGCGGCGGTCCGCGGCGCCCGCAAGGCGAGCCTGCCGGTGCGCATCCAGGTCGACCCCGCGGACCTGTTCTGA
- the def gene encoding peptide deformylase — protein MTVQPIRLFGDPVLRTPAEPVVDFDAELRKLVADLIETMRDEGGAGLAAPQLGVGLRVFAFDVDDVVGHIINPVLDFPDDEEQDGPEGCLSIPGVYLDTKRRQNVVARGFTEHGDPIQLVGTGLMARCVQHETDHLDGVLFIDRLDPAGRKEAMKQIRAAEWYDDGAPPTVKQSPHGRGLFGLNLGLGR, from the coding sequence GTGACCGTCCAGCCCATCCGTCTGTTCGGCGACCCGGTGCTGCGCACCCCGGCCGAGCCCGTCGTGGATTTCGACGCCGAGCTGCGCAAGCTCGTCGCCGACCTGATCGAGACCATGCGGGACGAGGGCGGTGCCGGGCTGGCCGCCCCGCAGCTCGGCGTCGGCCTGCGGGTGTTCGCGTTCGACGTGGACGACGTGGTGGGTCACATCATCAACCCGGTGCTGGACTTCCCGGACGACGAGGAGCAGGACGGCCCGGAGGGTTGCCTGTCCATCCCCGGCGTCTACCTGGACACCAAGCGCCGCCAGAACGTGGTGGCCCGCGGCTTCACCGAGCACGGCGACCCGATCCAGCTGGTCGGCACGGGTCTGATGGCCCGCTGCGTGCAACACGAGACGGACCACCTCGACGGCGTGCTGTTCATCGACCGCCTCGACCCGGCGGGCCGCAAGGAGGCCATGAAGCAGATCCGGGCCGCCGAGTGGTACGACGACGGCGCCCCGCCGACCGTCAAGCAGAGTCCGCACGGGCGCGGCCTGTTCGGCCTGAACCTGGGCCTGGGGCGGTGA
- a CDS encoding RsmB/NOP family class I SAM-dependent RNA methyltransferase translates to MTDHRADRPHGSGRPRRSGGPGQGRGQDRDARSGRAPRGGRPPSDPARQAAYEAVAAVHRDDAYANLVLSEILRDMGLHGRDAAFATELTYGTLRAVGTLDLIIAAAAGRDVSRIDPPARDALRLGAYQLLHTRVPAHAAVNQTVDLVRSVAPGASGFANAVMREIASKDLDTWLEQVAPAYDDDPVAHLAVVHHHPQWIVRAFLEALGGDLEDTVRLLIEDNQPPAVHLCARPGRIDPVDLADESGGVPAAFSPYAVYLDGGAPGDLASIRQGRAHVQDEGSQLVAAALLAAPVEGSDTRWLDLCAGPGGKTGLIGSIAALRGAEVTAVEVAEHRARLVDQATTGLPVTVLPTDGRTVGRDPDLPEEGFDRVLVDAPCTGLGSLRRRPEARWRRQPADLPPLTRLQRELLVAALRAVRPGGVVAYVTCSPHMVETQVTVTEGARRSGVEVDFVDARPLLPPGMPGLGDGPTVQLWPHRHGTDAMFLAVLRRTS, encoded by the coding sequence GTGACGGATCATCGCGCCGACCGCCCGCACGGCTCCGGCCGTCCCCGTCGCTCCGGCGGCCCCGGCCAGGGTCGGGGACAGGACCGCGACGCCCGCTCCGGGCGGGCTCCGCGCGGCGGGCGGCCCCCGTCGGACCCGGCCCGGCAGGCGGCGTACGAGGCGGTCGCGGCGGTGCACCGCGACGACGCGTACGCGAACCTGGTGCTCTCCGAGATCCTGCGCGACATGGGGCTGCACGGCCGGGACGCGGCGTTCGCGACCGAGCTGACGTACGGCACCCTGCGCGCGGTCGGCACCCTGGATCTGATCATCGCGGCGGCCGCGGGGCGGGACGTGTCCCGCATCGACCCGCCCGCCCGCGACGCGCTGCGGCTGGGCGCGTACCAGCTGCTGCACACCCGGGTGCCGGCGCACGCCGCGGTCAACCAGACGGTCGATCTGGTCCGCTCGGTGGCGCCCGGGGCGTCCGGGTTCGCCAACGCGGTAATGCGCGAGATCGCGAGCAAGGACCTGGACACGTGGCTGGAGCAGGTGGCCCCGGCCTACGACGACGACCCGGTCGCGCACCTCGCGGTGGTGCACCACCACCCGCAGTGGATCGTGCGGGCGTTCCTGGAGGCGCTCGGTGGCGACCTCGAGGACACCGTGCGGCTGCTCATCGAGGACAACCAGCCCCCCGCGGTGCACCTGTGCGCCCGGCCGGGCCGGATCGACCCCGTGGACCTCGCGGACGAGTCCGGCGGCGTGCCCGCCGCGTTCTCCCCGTACGCGGTGTATCTCGACGGCGGCGCGCCGGGCGATCTCGCCTCGATCCGGCAGGGCCGCGCGCACGTGCAGGACGAGGGTTCCCAGCTCGTCGCCGCCGCGCTGCTGGCCGCGCCGGTGGAGGGTTCGGACACCCGCTGGCTGGACCTGTGCGCGGGCCCGGGCGGCAAGACCGGGCTGATCGGGTCGATCGCGGCGCTGCGCGGCGCCGAGGTCACCGCGGTCGAGGTGGCCGAGCACCGGGCGCGCCTGGTGGATCAGGCCACCACGGGCCTGCCGGTGACCGTGCTCCCCACGGACGGCCGTACGGTCGGGCGCGACCCGGACCTGCCCGAGGAGGGCTTCGACCGGGTGCTGGTGGACGCGCCGTGCACCGGGCTGGGTTCGCTGCGCCGCCGCCCCGAGGCGCGCTGGCGGCGCCAGCCCGCCGACCTGCCGCCGCTGACCCGCCTGCAGCGCGAGCTGCTCGTGGCGGCGCTGCGCGCGGTCCGGCCGGGCGGGGTCGTGGCGTACGTGACGTGCTCGCCGCACATGGTGGAGACCCAGGTGACCGTCACCGAGGGGGCGCGCCGTTCCGGCGTCGAGGTCGACTTCGTGGACGCCCGCCCGCTGCTGCCGCCGGGCATGCCCGGCCTGGGCGACGGCCCGACGGTGCAGCTGTGGCCGCACCGGCACGGCACGGACGCGATGTTCCTGGCGGTGCTGCGCCGCACGAGCTGA
- a CDS encoding PQQ-binding-like beta-propeller repeat protein, which yields MRAFRALLSWSSTLVVTCALTAAASPAAASPAAASPAAASPAAASPAAADWTHPGYGPGDTYFNPRESVINPRSIDGVAFRWSTGLPAAPGPSCSEATPPLVAAGRLFVADETGIGAYRAATGRLIWHHTWASPGDFRTPHLAVSGGLLLAGVSGCRSFEDPGGRIMALDAATGRERWHVDDGGPVASLLVDRGVVVADGVSDAFPARVRALRVSDGKRRWVLPGYLSGVSANGRLLVHRAYGDGVAAVSVTTGRRLWSKPTGTRIEAATPAGNRFYVTDRSHLICLKASNGSVVWRVPALDAWIGADDRRVYRSVSNGVEALDARNGRRLWGADFEGDAGQPVAAGGLVYTSVDAGEPLGVLNAATGAVASSGTQFHQLDERYVVVSGGRLYLTRRNSLEAYTPS from the coding sequence TTGCGCGCCTTTCGAGCCCTGCTCTCGTGGTCGTCGACGCTGGTTGTCACCTGCGCCCTGACCGCCGCCGCCAGCCCCGCCGCCGCCAGCCCCGCCGCCGCCAGCCCCGCCGCCGCCAGCCCCGCCGCCGCCTCGCCGGCCGCCGCCGACTGGACCCACCCGGGATACGGCCCGGGTGACACCTACTTCAACCCGCGCGAGTCGGTCATCAACCCGCGCAGCATCGACGGTGTCGCGTTCCGCTGGTCGACCGGGCTGCCGGCGGCGCCCGGGCCGTCCTGCTCCGAGGCCACCCCACCGCTGGTGGCGGCCGGCCGCCTGTTCGTCGCCGATGAGACCGGCATCGGCGCCTACCGCGCCGCCACCGGCCGGCTGATCTGGCATCACACCTGGGCCAGCCCCGGCGATTTCCGGACCCCCCACCTGGCGGTGTCGGGCGGGCTCCTGCTGGCCGGCGTCAGCGGGTGCCGGTCGTTCGAGGATCCGGGTGGACGGATCATGGCCCTCGACGCCGCGACCGGCCGGGAGAGATGGCACGTCGACGACGGCGGCCCGGTCGCGTCCCTGCTCGTGGACCGGGGCGTCGTGGTGGCCGACGGCGTGTCCGACGCCTTCCCGGCGCGGGTCCGGGCCCTGCGCGTCAGCGACGGCAAGCGGCGGTGGGTCCTGCCCGGCTACCTGTCGGGGGTCTCCGCCAACGGTCGGCTGCTCGTGCACCGCGCGTACGGCGACGGCGTCGCGGCCGTCTCCGTCACCACCGGCCGGAGGCTGTGGAGCAAGCCGACCGGAACCCGGATCGAGGCGGCCACGCCGGCGGGGAACCGTTTCTACGTGACCGACCGGTCCCACCTGATCTGCCTGAAGGCGTCGAACGGGTCCGTGGTGTGGCGCGTGCCCGCCCTGGACGCCTGGATCGGCGCGGACGACCGGCGCGTCTACCGCTCGGTCTCCAACGGCGTCGAGGCGCTGGACGCCCGCAACGGGCGCCGGCTCTGGGGAGCCGACTTCGAGGGGGACGCGGGCCAGCCGGTGGCCGCCGGTGGGCTGGTGTACACGAGCGTGGACGCCGGGGAACCGCTGGGCGTCCTCAATGCCGCGACCGGCGCGGTCGCGTCGTCCGGCACCCAGTTCCACCAGCTCGACGAGCGCTACGTCGTCGTGTCCGGCGGCCGGCTGTACCTGACCCGCCGCAACTCGCTCGAGGCGTACACCCCTAGCTAG
- the metK gene encoding methionine adenosyltransferase, whose protein sequence is MARRLFTSESVTEGHPDKIADQISDGILDALLRQDPRSRVAVETLITTGQVHVAGEVTTQAYADIPAIVRDTILGIGYDSSKKGFDGASCGVSVSIGAQSPDIAQGVDSAIELRKGDSEHVLDAQGAGDQGMMFGFACSETPELMPLPIALAHRLARRLSAARKDGTIPYLRPDGKTQVTIEYDGLRPVRLDTVVVSSQHAADISLESLLTPDVREHVIAPELENLGLDTEGYRLLVNPTGRFEIGGPMGDAGLTGRKIIVDTYGGYARHGGGAFSGKDPSKVDRSAAYAMRWVAKNVVAAGLAERCETQVAYAIGKAHPVSLFVETFGTENVPVERIEKAIKEVFDLRPAAIIRDLDLLRPIYQQTAAYGHFGRELPELLWESTDRAQDLKAAAA, encoded by the coding sequence GTGGCACGCCGCCTGTTCACCTCCGAGTCGGTCACGGAAGGCCACCCGGACAAGATCGCTGATCAGATCAGCGACGGTATTCTCGACGCCCTGCTGCGGCAGGACCCCCGCAGCCGTGTGGCCGTGGAGACGCTGATCACGACCGGTCAGGTGCACGTCGCCGGTGAGGTCACGACTCAGGCATACGCGGACATCCCGGCGATCGTGCGCGACACCATTCTGGGTATCGGGTACGACTCGTCGAAGAAGGGATTCGACGGGGCGTCCTGCGGCGTCAGCGTCTCGATCGGCGCGCAGTCGCCGGACATCGCCCAGGGTGTGGACTCGGCGATCGAGCTGCGCAAGGGCGACTCCGAGCACGTGCTGGACGCGCAGGGCGCGGGTGACCAGGGCATGATGTTCGGCTTCGCGTGTTCCGAGACGCCGGAGTTGATGCCGCTGCCGATCGCGCTGGCGCACCGGCTGGCCCGGCGGCTGTCGGCCGCCCGCAAGGACGGCACGATTCCGTACCTGCGTCCCGACGGCAAGACCCAGGTCACGATCGAGTACGACGGCCTGCGCCCGGTGCGCCTCGACACGGTCGTCGTGTCGTCGCAGCACGCCGCGGACATCTCCCTGGAGTCGTTGCTCACCCCGGATGTCCGCGAGCACGTGATCGCGCCGGAGCTGGAGAACCTGGGCCTGGACACCGAGGGCTACCGGTTGCTGGTCAACCCGACCGGCCGGTTCGAGATCGGCGGTCCGATGGGTGACGCGGGCCTGACCGGCCGGAAGATCATCGTTGACACGTACGGTGGGTACGCCCGGCACGGCGGTGGTGCGTTCTCCGGCAAGGACCCGTCCAAGGTGGACCGGTCGGCGGCGTACGCGATGCGCTGGGTGGCGAAGAACGTGGTGGCGGCGGGCCTGGCGGAGCGGTGCGAGACGCAGGTGGCGTACGCGATCGGTAAGGCGCACCCGGTGAGCCTGTTCGTGGAGACCTTCGGCACCGAGAACGTGCCGGTGGAGCGGATCGAGAAGGCCATCAAGGAGGTCTTCGACCTGCGTCCCGCCGCGATCATCCGGGACCTGGACCTGCTGCGCCCGATCTACCAGCAGACCGCGGCGTACGGCCACTTCGGCCGGGAGTTGCCGGAGCTGCTGTGGGAGAGCACCGACCGCGCCCAGGACCTCAAGGCCGCCGCGGCCTGA
- a CDS encoding cytochrome P450, protein MDVAAAAGTLLSPGTNKDPYAAYAALRAQGPLVPGPGACFVTGYAAVDRILRDPEILAYDAAMLDTQWPDWRRSRALTLFVDSMLKQNPPNHTRMRRLAAGVFTARRVNALREVIVAQVDEALDALAANAVDGEVDVMTHLAYPLPIGVITALLGVPAADRGMFRRLAEALTAVLEVRFSREQGRAANAAAYELEAYFEDLLALRRREPGDDLVTVLAAAHDSGGDRLTGAELMGNLALLLVAGFETTTNLLGNGVMLLLEHPEHTRRLIADPELAPAYVEEILRIDSPVQATNRFVAEDREIEGVAVPGGTELVLLLGAANRDPERFTDPDRFDPDRPGNAPLSFGAGAHYCLGAPLARLEAQVALPALLRRFPRLAVAGQPERRDRTNLRGWATLPVRLDSVD, encoded by the coding sequence ATGGACGTTGCCGCCGCCGCCGGGACGCTGCTGTCGCCGGGCACCAACAAGGATCCGTACGCCGCCTATGCCGCCCTGCGTGCCCAGGGCCCGCTCGTGCCCGGCCCGGGCGCCTGCTTCGTCACCGGGTACGCGGCAGTCGACCGGATCCTGCGCGACCCGGAGATCCTGGCGTACGACGCGGCGATGCTCGACACACAGTGGCCGGACTGGCGCCGCAGCCGCGCCCTCACCCTGTTCGTCGACTCGATGCTGAAGCAGAACCCGCCCAACCACACCCGGATGCGGCGCCTGGCCGCCGGGGTCTTCACCGCCCGCCGGGTCAACGCCCTGCGCGAGGTCATCGTGGCGCAGGTCGACGAGGCGCTCGACGCCCTGGCCGCGAACGCAGTCGACGGTGAGGTCGACGTCATGACCCACCTGGCGTACCCGCTGCCGATCGGGGTGATCACCGCGCTGCTCGGGGTGCCCGCCGCCGACCGCGGCATGTTCCGCCGTCTCGCCGAGGCGCTGACCGCGGTGCTGGAGGTGCGCTTCAGCCGGGAGCAGGGCCGCGCGGCGAACGCGGCCGCGTACGAGCTGGAGGCGTACTTCGAGGACCTGCTGGCGCTGCGCCGCCGGGAACCGGGCGACGACCTCGTCACGGTGCTGGCCGCCGCCCACGACTCCGGCGGTGACCGGCTCACCGGCGCGGAACTCATGGGCAACCTGGCGCTGCTGCTCGTGGCGGGCTTCGAGACCACCACGAACCTGCTCGGCAACGGGGTGATGCTGCTGCTGGAGCACCCCGAGCACACGCGGCGGCTGATCGCCGACCCGGAGCTGGCGCCCGCGTACGTGGAGGAGATCCTGCGGATCGACTCGCCGGTGCAGGCCACCAACCGCTTCGTCGCCGAGGACCGGGAGATCGAGGGCGTGGCGGTGCCCGGCGGCACCGAGCTGGTCCTGCTGCTCGGCGCGGCGAACCGGGACCCGGAGCGGTTCACCGATCCCGACCGGTTCGACCCGGACCGCCCGGGAAACGCCCCGCTGTCGTTCGGCGCGGGCGCCCACTACTGCCTCGGCGCGCCGCTGGCCCGGCTGGAGGCGCAGGTGGCGCTGCCCGCGCTGCTGCGCCGCTTCCCCCGCCTGGCGGTGGCCGGCCAGCCCGAGCGCCGGGACCGGACGAACCTGCGTGGCTGGGCGACGCTGCCCGTACGGCTGGACTCCGTAGACTAG
- the fmt gene encoding methionyl-tRNA formyltransferase, whose translation MRLIFAGTPAVAVPSLDAIAASGHELLAVVTRPDAPAGRGRKLVRSPAGAWADERGIEVLTPQRPREPEFLERLRALAPDCVPVVAYGALVPPAALEIPKRGWVNLHFSLLPAWRGAAPVQHAVLHGDEVTGASVFELEEGLDTGPVYGTLTDEIRPGDTSGDLLERLAVSGAELLVAVLDAMDAGTARAHPQPADGVSLAPKLTVEDAQVRWDDPAFAVDRRIRACTPAPGAWTTLRGDRLKLGPVHPVANAPTLAPGELRVERTQVLAGTATTPVALGEVRAAGKRAMAAVDWARGLRLTAGESFA comes from the coding sequence ATGCGCCTGATCTTCGCCGGTACCCCGGCCGTCGCCGTGCCCTCGCTGGACGCCATCGCCGCGTCCGGCCACGAGTTGCTGGCGGTCGTCACCCGCCCGGACGCCCCCGCCGGGCGCGGGCGCAAGCTGGTCCGCTCGCCCGCCGGGGCGTGGGCCGACGAGCGCGGCATCGAGGTGCTCACCCCGCAGCGCCCGCGCGAGCCCGAGTTCCTGGAGCGGCTGCGCGCCCTCGCCCCGGACTGCGTGCCGGTGGTCGCGTACGGCGCCCTGGTGCCCCCGGCCGCCCTGGAGATCCCGAAGCGCGGCTGGGTGAACCTGCACTTCTCGCTGCTGCCCGCGTGGCGCGGCGCCGCGCCCGTGCAGCACGCCGTCCTGCACGGCGACGAGGTGACCGGCGCCAGCGTGTTCGAACTGGAGGAGGGCCTGGACACCGGCCCGGTGTACGGCACCCTCACCGACGAGATCCGCCCCGGGGACACCTCCGGCGACCTGCTGGAACGCCTCGCCGTGTCGGGCGCGGAGCTGCTGGTGGCCGTCCTGGACGCGATGGACGCGGGCACCGCCCGCGCCCATCCGCAACCGGCCGACGGCGTCTCGCTGGCGCCCAAGCTGACCGTGGAGGACGCCCAGGTGCGCTGGGACGACCCGGCGTTCGCGGTGGACCGGCGCATCCGTGCCTGCACCCCGGCGCCCGGTGCCTGGACGACGCTGCGCGGGGACCGGCTCAAGCTGGGCCCGGTCCACCCGGTCGCCAACGCGCCGACGCTGGCCCCCGGCGAGCTGCGGGTCGAGCGGACCCAGGTGCTGGCGGGCACCGCGACCACCCCGGTCGCCCTGGGCGAGGTCCGGGCGGCGGGCAAGCGGGCCATGGCGGCGGTGGACTGGGCGCGCGGGCTGCGCCTCACGGCCGGGGAGAGCTTCGCGTGA
- the rpoZ gene encoding DNA-directed RNA polymerase subunit omega, with protein MATIANPEGITNPPIDELLDKTSSKYSLVIFAAKRARQVNAYYSQLGEGLLEYVGPLVETTPQEKPLSIALREINAGLLTAEATDQP; from the coding sequence GTGGCAACCATCGCCAACCCCGAAGGCATCACCAACCCGCCGATCGACGAGCTGCTCGACAAGACCTCGTCGAAGTACTCGCTGGTGATCTTCGCGGCCAAGCGCGCCCGCCAGGTCAACGCCTACTACAGCCAGCTCGGTGAGGGCCTGCTGGAGTACGTCGGCCCGCTGGTGGAGACCACCCCGCAGGAGAAGCCGCTGTCGATCGCCCTCCGGGAGATCAACGCCGGCCTGCTGACGGCCGAGGCCACCGACCAGCCCTGA